In Nocardia sp. NBC_00403, the DNA window GCTTGTCGACAAGCTGCGGTCCCTGCTGTTTGACGATCTTGGGACCCTGTTCCTTCGCGATGAGGCCTAGCTGCTTGCCGAGAGAGTTCCAACTTCGGGCCATCTCTGGAGAATAACGGCGCGCCGCCGTTCTCACATCCGCGCGGGAATTCGACTGGTACGGCGGCGAATGTGCCGATCGCGCGGCGCAACGGGGACACCTGATGGCTCGGACAGATCGACTGTGACCTGGACAACGGCCAACCGATGGCGATCGCTCTACACCGCCCATGGGACGATAGACGACAGTTTGCCGATACCAATGAGGAGTGGAGTGCCCGCCAGCTTCGCCGACACGACGTTCACCGATCCCGCGCGGATCCGGAACTTCTGCATCATCGCGCACATCGACCATGGAAAGTCGACGCTGGCCGATCGCATGCTGCAGCTGACCGGTGTGGTCGAAGAGCGGCAGATGCGCGCCCAGTATCTGGACCGGATGGATATCGAGCGCGAGCGTGGTATCACCATCAAGGCCCAGAATGTCCGGCTGCCGTGGCAGGTGGACGGCACCGACTACGTGCTGCATCTGATCGACACACCCGGCCACGTCGACTTCACCTACGAGGTGTCGCGGGCGCTCGAGGCGTGCGAGGGCGCGGTGCTGCTGGTGGACGCGGCGCAGGGTATCGAGGCGCAGACGCTGGCGAATCTGTATCTCGCGCTGGACAAGGATCTGACGATCATCCCGGTGCTGAACAAGATCGACCTGCCCGCCGCCGACCCCGATCGCTACGCCAGCGAGATCGCGCACATCATCGGCTGCGAACCCGACGATGTGCTCCGCGTTTCCGGCAAGACCGGCGTCGGTGTCGCGGAGCTGCTCAACGAGGTGATCAAGACCGTCCCCGCGCCGGTCGGCGATCCGGATGCGCCCGCCCGCGCGATGATCTTCGACTCCGTCTACGACACCTACCGTGGCGTGGTCACCTACGTCCGTGTGGTGGACGGCAAGATCGTGCCGCGCGAGAAGATCAAGATGATGTCCACCGGCGCGACCCACGAACTGCTCGAGGTCGGCATTGTCTCCCCGGAACCCAAGCCCACCCAGGGTCTCGGCGTCGGCGAGGTCGGCTACCTGATCACCGGTGTGAAGGACGTGCGCCAGTCCAAGGTCGGCGACACCGTGACCGCCGCTCGCAACGGCGCCACCGAACCGCTCACCGGTTACCGCGAGCCGCGCCCGATGGTGTACTCGGGTCTCTACCCGGTGGACGGCTCGGATTATCCCGATCTGCGTGACGCCCTGGACAAGCTGCAGCTCAACGATGCCGCGCTGACCTACGAGCCGGAAACCTCCGTAGCGCTCGGCTTCGGCTTTCGCTGCGGCTTCCTCGGCCTGCTGCACATGGAGATCACCCGTGAGCGGTTGCAGCGCGAGTTCGATCTCGACCTGATCTCCACCGCGCCGAACGTGGTGTACCGCGTGGTGATGGAGGACGGCACCGAGCACATCGTGACCAACCCCTCGTACTGGCCGGAAGGCAAGGTGCGCACCGTCTTCGAGCCGGAGGTGAAGTGCACTGTCATCTCGCCGAGCGAGTTCATCGGCTCGATCATGGAGCTGTGTCAGCAGCGCCGCGGCGACTTGGGTGGCATGGACTACCTGTCGGAGACCCGCGTCGAGCTGCGCTACACCATGCCGATGGCCGAGATCATCTTCGACTTCTTCGATTCGTTGAAGTCGCGCACCCGTGGCTATGCCAGCCTCGACTACGAGGAGTCGGGCGAGCAGATTTCACAGTTGGTCAAGGTGGACATCCTGCTGCAGGGCGAGGCGGTGGACGCGTTTTCCGCGATCGTGCACAAGGACGCCGCCCAGGCCTACGGCAACAAGATGACAACCAAGCTGCGCGAGCTCATCCCGCGTCAGCAGTTCGAGGTGCCCATCCAGGCCGCCATCGGCTCGAAGATCATTGCCCGCGAGAACATTCGCGCCATCCGCAAGGACGTGCTCGCCAAGTGCTACGGCGGTGACATCAGCCGTAAGCGCAAGCTGCTGGAGAAGCAGAAGGAAGGCAAGAAGCGGATGAAGACCATCGGTCGCGTGGAGGTTCCGCAGGAAGCCTTCGTCGCGGCGTTGTCTTCGGACGCGGCGTCCGATAAGCCGAAGGGCAAGTAGTAGTAGACGGGGTCGGGGCGCATAAGTACACAGCCAGCCCGATGGGGATGGCTACTACCAGGACACCCACAGCTATGCCTTCGGACGTGAGGTGACGCTTCCCGCTCCGGTCGACATCACGCTGGACACCACGCCGCTCAAAGACTGGGTCGATTGAGTTCCGTCTGGGACTCCGGTGTTGCGATCCATACCCGAAGACGGGTCCCACCGAGCGGGCTGTGGTCGAGTTCGGCTGTGCCCGAATGAAGTTCGGCTTGCTGGCGGACCAGTGCGAGCCCCAGACCCGAACCGTGGGAGCCAGGACCTTTGACGAAACGGTCGAAGGCGTCGGGGCGCAGGTCGCTGCGGATGCCGGTGCCGTCGTCGTCGATGAGGATTTCGACGCCCGCGGTCGGATCGTCCGTGTTGGGATCGCCCGTGGTCGGGGCGGCATAGTTCGTGCCACCCGTGGTCGAGCTGGTGGCGCTCGGCTTGTCTGCACGCAACCGGCGGGCCGCGACGGTGATGGTCCGCGCGTGGCCGTGCTGCACCGCGTTGGCGACCGCATTGGTGACGATCAACATGAGCCCGCCCGGCAGGCCGGTCACCAGAGTTGGGCTGCATTCGGTGAGGTCGATCTGCACCTCGGGATGCCTGCGTCGAGCATTCTGGACCGCGCGGTCGAGGGTTTCGCACAGCTCGAACGGTTCGAAGGCATCGGATTCGGTGAGTTCGCCGACGGCAAGCCGTTCCAGATCGGTGAGGGTGTTCTCGATCTGGCGCTCGGCGAGCAGCACGTCGGACAGCACCGTGCGCTGCTGCTCGGCCGGTAAGTCCTTGGTGGCCAGCACTTCCAGGTCGGTGCGCATGGCGGTGAGCGGAGTGCGCAGCTCGTGTGCGCAGACGGCGGCGAAGTCGCGGGCACTGGCCAGGGCACGGTTGGTCGCGCCGTGTGCGGCCTCCAGCCGGGTCAGCATTCGGGTGATGGCGTCGGAGAGTTCTTCGGCTTCGCGCGCTCCGCGACCCGACAGCGGTGGCAGCTGTTCCAGGGTCTCGATGCCGTGCGTCGCGGTGGCCAGTCTGCGCAGCGGTCGGGCCGCGTACCCGGCCAGGAACCAGCCGAGCACCGCGGCGACGAGGATGCCTGCGAGCCCGATCGCCAGTCCGGTCAATTGGCTGCGCCGGATTGCCGAGTCCACCAGTGAGCGGTCGGGTTCCAGTCGCACGATCAGTCCCGGCATGCCCTCGACCGTGGTGCGGACGTCGCCGGGAGCCGCGATTGCCGGTGCGGGCAGCGGGAATCCCGGTAGGGCGGATCCCGGTGGCGCAATGACTGGTACCGCTGCCCCCGGCGGCGGAAGGTCTGCTACAGCGGATCCCGATGGCGCGCCGCCGGGCACCACGGCTCCCGGCGGTGAAAGGCTCAGTACCGCGGCTCTTGGCAGT includes these proteins:
- a CDS encoding sensor histidine kinase, with protein sequence MNDRLEDTATRVVATIRNSGAALSLQARVALVSGVVAALVAVTLGIAYTALLDTTGSRQFDETVSSMGVAVAQPAEIPPHLRIPPLLELRSPGAALPGVLPPEAAVPSLPLPGAAIPGLPPPGAAVPSDAPSGSAVPCLPLPRAAVLSLSPPGAVVPGGAPSGSAVADLPPPGAAVPVIAPPGSALPGFPLPAPAIAAPGDVRTTVEGMPGLIVRLEPDRSLVDSAIRRSQLTGLAIGLAGILVAAVLGWFLAGYAARPLRRLATATHGIETLEQLPPLSGRGAREAEELSDAITRMLTRLEAAHGATNRALASARDFAAVCAHELRTPLTAMRTDLEVLATKDLPAEQQRTVLSDVLLAERQIENTLTDLERLAVGELTESDAFEPFELCETLDRAVQNARRRHPEVQIDLTECSPTLVTGLPGGLMLIVTNAVANAVQHGHARTITVAARRLRADKPSATSSTTGGTNYAAPTTGDPNTDDPTAGVEILIDDDGTGIRSDLRPDAFDRFVKGPGSHGSGLGLALVRQQAELHSGTAELDHSPLGGTRLRVWIATPESQTELNRPSL
- the lepA gene encoding translation elongation factor 4; translation: MRSGVPASFADTTFTDPARIRNFCIIAHIDHGKSTLADRMLQLTGVVEERQMRAQYLDRMDIERERGITIKAQNVRLPWQVDGTDYVLHLIDTPGHVDFTYEVSRALEACEGAVLLVDAAQGIEAQTLANLYLALDKDLTIIPVLNKIDLPAADPDRYASEIAHIIGCEPDDVLRVSGKTGVGVAELLNEVIKTVPAPVGDPDAPARAMIFDSVYDTYRGVVTYVRVVDGKIVPREKIKMMSTGATHELLEVGIVSPEPKPTQGLGVGEVGYLITGVKDVRQSKVGDTVTAARNGATEPLTGYREPRPMVYSGLYPVDGSDYPDLRDALDKLQLNDAALTYEPETSVALGFGFRCGFLGLLHMEITRERLQREFDLDLISTAPNVVYRVVMEDGTEHIVTNPSYWPEGKVRTVFEPEVKCTVISPSEFIGSIMELCQQRRGDLGGMDYLSETRVELRYTMPMAEIIFDFFDSLKSRTRGYASLDYEESGEQISQLVKVDILLQGEAVDAFSAIVHKDAAQAYGNKMTTKLRELIPRQQFEVPIQAAIGSKIIARENIRAIRKDVLAKCYGGDISRKRKLLEKQKEGKKRMKTIGRVEVPQEAFVAALSSDAASDKPKGK